The following nucleotide sequence is from Gordonia jinghuaiqii.
TGGCCCACGGGATGGACACGGCGGTGGGGATGTGCCCGCCACGCAGCGCACCCTCCTCCGGGTAGTCCGGCATGTGGGTGCGCTCGCCGGTGTACTCCTGCGGAGAACGGACGTCGATGAGCGGCTCGGTGCCCAGGGCCTCGAGGACCTGCGGGGCGAACGCGCGGATCTTGGTGTCGTCGCGCTCGACGACCGGGTAGTCCGACCGCGGGTAGTCCGGGACGTCGAAGGAGGTGTCCCGGTCCTCGGCCATCCACGCGTCGCGGCCGCCGTCGAGCAGGCGGACGTCCTCATGACCGAACAACGTGAACACCCACAGTGCGTAGGCGGCCCACCAGTTGCTCTTGTCGCCGTAGATGACGACGGTGTCGTCCCGCTCGATTCCCTTGCTGCGCATCAGTTCTGCGAACTGCTCGCCGTTGATGTAGTCGCGGGTGACCGGATCGTTGAGATGCAGGTGCCAGTCGATCTTCTGCGCGGTGGGGATGTGGCCGATGTCGTAGAGCAACACGTCCTCATCGGATTCGATGATCTTGAGCCCCTTGGCGCCCAGATGCGCCGACAGCCACTGGGTGGACACCAACCGCTCGGGATGGGCGTATTCGGCGAAGGCCGGATTCGGGTCGGTTTCAACGGTCACGGTCTGTTCTCCAGCTCGCTCTTCGGTCATCTCGTATTTCTCACGCGGACCCATCGCCGGTCCCCGCTGATAAAGGGTAGGGCATCGACGGCGAGACCTCGTGGGTGCCGATCTCCCACGGCTTGTGCGCGCGGGTGCGACAGTGATTCAGACGGACGACAAACCCCAGGTGAACTGGGGATTCCCTGCTAGGTTCGCGCAATGATCGATGGACGTGATGGCCGCCTCGTGCGCTGGTGGGTCGCGCTGGCGGCCGTGGTGACCCTGGCGGTCACGAGTGGGTGTTCCCTCC
It contains:
- a CDS encoding sulfurtransferase, producing the protein MTVETDPNPAFAEYAHPERLVSTQWLSAHLGAKGLKIIESDEDVLLYDIGHIPTAQKIDWHLHLNDPVTRDYINGEQFAELMRSKGIERDDTVVIYGDKSNWWAAYALWVFTLFGHEDVRLLDGGRDAWMAEDRDTSFDVPDYPRSDYPVVERDDTKIRAFAPQVLEALGTEPLIDVRSPQEYTGERTHMPDYPEEGALRGGHIPTAVSIPWAKSAAPDGRFRSRAELDEIYAGLDPETPTIAYCRIGERSSHTWFVLTYLLGHTAVRNYDGSWTEWGNAVRVPIAVGDEPGAAPGSK